The Streptomyces tendae genome has a window encoding:
- a CDS encoding GNAT family N-acetyltransferase, translated as MSVDVRPATEFEDVRAVLGPKSPQANVCWCLSYRIPSRLNRELRGPARGEHVAGLLRSDTPLGVLAHDDGVPVGWAAVAPRADTSFARNRKIPHVDDLPVWSLWCVRVRPGHRGKGLSHALIAGAVAYARAQGAPAVEAYPLDNGDARVDLTMAYAGLRKNFERAGFTHAADTTSVLAGHPRVLMRLDLR; from the coding sequence ATGAGCGTCGACGTCCGCCCGGCCACGGAGTTCGAGGACGTCCGTGCCGTACTCGGTCCCAAGTCGCCGCAGGCGAACGTCTGCTGGTGCCTGAGCTACCGCATCCCCTCCCGGCTCAACCGGGAACTGAGAGGTCCCGCACGAGGGGAGCACGTCGCCGGACTGCTCCGCTCGGACACCCCGCTCGGCGTGCTGGCCCACGACGACGGCGTGCCCGTCGGCTGGGCCGCCGTCGCCCCGCGCGCCGACACCTCCTTCGCCCGCAATCGCAAGATCCCGCACGTCGACGACCTGCCGGTCTGGTCGCTGTGGTGCGTCCGGGTCCGCCCCGGCCACCGCGGCAAGGGCCTCTCGCACGCCCTGATCGCCGGCGCCGTCGCGTACGCCCGCGCGCAGGGCGCCCCCGCCGTCGAGGCCTATCCCCTCGACAACGGCGACGCCCGCGTCGACCTGACCATGGCGTACGCCGGGCTCCGCAAGAACTTCGAGCGGGCCGGCTTCACCCACGCCGCCGACACCACGTCCGTCCTGGCCGGTCACCCGCGGGTGCTGATGCGGCTCGACCTGCGCTGA
- a CDS encoding AMP-dependent synthetase/ligase: protein MGVRKDLKRAKRRADLAGRTRVETVRDERGVVREARTEALAARPATGTTADIPFTNAAEAPDAVVLRRQERGVWRPVTAAAFAGEVTAVAKGLVSAGLEAGDRVAVMSRTRYEWTLLDFAVWAAGGRTVPVYPTSSPDQVEWIVRDSGARYVVTETADNTAAVRTGTAALPSPPQVWELDGGAVAALVARGRDVPDEEVTKRRTALTPDTVATVCYTSGTTGRPKGCVLTHANLYAEAANTVELLHPVFKAVTDQVASTLLFLPLAHILGRTLQISCLMARIETGHCPSIKPDELRPALKAFRPTFVVGVPYLFEKIHDTGRATAEKIGRGASFERAHRLAVRFGQAHLDRFLGRGKGPGPGLYAGWALYDLLVYRRVRKELGGRLRYAISGGSPLERDLNLFFYAAGVMVYEGYGLTETSAAATIVPPLGPRPGTVGIPVPGTSVRIADDGEVHIKGGIVFGAYWNNPDATEEVLDDGWFATGDLGSLDEDGYLTITGRKKDLIVTSGGKNVSPALLEDRLRSRPPVAQCLVVGDNRPFVAALVTLDPETVAHWLSVRGMPADTPLSEVVRDPRMRADVQKAVDYANEAVSRAESIRTFALVEGEFTEENGLLTPSLKVKRKAAQEAYAKEIAALYA, encoded by the coding sequence ATGGGCGTACGCAAGGATCTGAAACGGGCGAAGCGACGGGCCGATCTGGCGGGCCGTACCAGGGTGGAGACGGTCAGGGACGAGCGCGGAGTCGTCCGGGAGGCCCGTACCGAGGCACTGGCCGCGCGCCCAGCCACGGGGACCACCGCCGACATCCCGTTCACCAACGCGGCCGAGGCCCCGGACGCGGTCGTGCTGCGGAGGCAGGAGCGGGGCGTCTGGCGTCCGGTCACGGCGGCGGCCTTCGCCGGGGAGGTCACCGCCGTGGCCAAAGGGCTGGTCTCCGCCGGTCTGGAGGCGGGCGACCGGGTCGCCGTGATGTCCCGCACCCGTTACGAGTGGACGCTCCTGGACTTCGCCGTCTGGGCGGCCGGCGGGCGGACCGTGCCGGTGTACCCGACCTCCTCGCCGGACCAGGTGGAGTGGATCGTCCGGGACTCCGGCGCCCGGTACGTCGTCACGGAGACCGCCGACAACACCGCCGCCGTCCGGACGGGCACCGCCGCCCTGCCCTCGCCGCCGCAGGTGTGGGAACTGGACGGGGGCGCCGTGGCGGCCCTGGTCGCACGGGGCCGGGACGTGCCGGACGAGGAGGTCACCAAGCGTCGTACCGCCCTCACCCCGGACACCGTGGCGACCGTCTGCTACACCTCCGGCACCACGGGACGCCCCAAGGGCTGTGTACTGACGCACGCCAACCTGTACGCCGAGGCCGCGAACACGGTCGAACTGCTGCACCCCGTGTTCAAGGCGGTCACCGACCAGGTCGCCTCGACGCTGCTGTTCCTGCCGCTCGCCCACATCCTGGGCCGCACCCTGCAGATCTCCTGCCTGATGGCCCGCATCGAGACCGGCCACTGCCCGAGCATCAAGCCGGACGAACTGCGGCCCGCGCTCAAGGCGTTCCGGCCGACGTTCGTGGTGGGCGTGCCCTACCTCTTCGAGAAGATCCACGACACGGGCCGGGCCACCGCCGAGAAGATCGGGCGCGGTGCCTCCTTCGAGCGTGCCCACCGTCTCGCCGTGCGGTTCGGCCAGGCCCACCTCGACCGCTTCCTGGGCCGCGGCAAGGGCCCCGGCCCCGGTCTGTACGCCGGGTGGGCGCTGTACGACCTGCTGGTCTACCGCAGGGTCCGCAAGGAGCTCGGCGGGCGCCTGCGGTACGCGATCAGCGGCGGCTCCCCGCTGGAACGCGACCTCAACCTGTTCTTCTACGCGGCCGGCGTCATGGTGTACGAGGGGTACGGCCTGACCGAGACGTCGGCCGCCGCCACCATCGTCCCGCCGCTGGGTCCCCGCCCCGGCACGGTCGGCATCCCGGTCCCGGGCACGTCGGTGCGCATCGCCGACGACGGCGAGGTGCACATCAAGGGCGGCATCGTCTTCGGCGCGTACTGGAACAACCCCGACGCCACCGAAGAGGTCCTGGACGACGGCTGGTTCGCGACCGGGGACCTCGGTTCGCTGGACGAGGACGGCTATCTGACCATCACGGGCCGCAAGAAGGACCTCATCGTCACCTCCGGCGGCAAGAACGTCTCCCCCGCCCTGCTGGAGGACCGGCTGCGCAGCCGGCCTCCCGTCGCCCAGTGTCTCGTCGTCGGCGACAACCGGCCCTTCGTGGCCGCGCTGGTCACGTTGGACCCGGAGACGGTCGCGCACTGGCTGTCGGTGCGCGGGATGCCCGCCGACACGCCGCTGTCCGAGGTGGTCCGCGACCCCCGGATGCGCGCCGACGTGCAGAAGGCCGTGGACTACGCCAACGAGGCCGTCTCACGCGCCGAGTCCATCCGTACCTTCGCCCTGGTGGAGGGCGAGTTCACCGAGGAGAACGGCCTGCTGACCCCGTCGCTGAAGGTCAAGCGGAAGGCCGCGCAGGAGGCGTACGCGAAGGAGATCGCGGCGCTGTACGCGTGA
- a CDS encoding vWA domain-containing protein, translated as MKWHGTRRPAGVLLALTAASGLLLSGCSGEDGGTGATSSDHGRTQDVPRPAPDGPGRYEGGEREGERGSREVAPEPDHLSTFALDVDTASYGYTRHTLAEGRLPDPSTVRPEEFVNSFRQDYPRPDGDGFTVTVDGARTDEEDWSLVRVGLATRAAEPDDDRPPAALTFVVDISGSMAEPGRLDLAREALGTMTDRLRDDDSVALVTFSDEAETVLPMTLLGGRRDTVHEAVDSLEPTDSTNLGAGVETGYRTAVEGLREGATNRVVLVSDALANTGETEAETILERISGSRREHGITLFGVGVGSDYGDALMEQLADEGDGHTVYVSDEADAREVFCEELPRNIDLTARDAKAQVAFDPETVAEFRLVGYDNRRVADEDFRDDRVDGGEVGPGHTVTALYAVRTRPGAEGHLATATVRYLDPDSRTPHEETGDLETGRLVDSVWEARRGLTVTATAAYFADALRSPGRRGSALPGAPDLGELSERAESLAGRTEDADVRELAEAIRTAGRLDRSAPAR; from the coding sequence ATGAAGTGGCACGGGACACGACGACCGGCCGGGGTGCTGCTGGCACTCACCGCGGCGAGCGGTCTGCTGCTCAGCGGGTGCAGCGGGGAGGACGGCGGGACGGGCGCCACCTCGTCCGACCACGGCCGCACCCAGGACGTGCCCCGGCCCGCCCCGGACGGCCCGGGCCGGTACGAGGGCGGTGAGCGCGAGGGCGAGCGGGGGTCCCGCGAGGTGGCGCCCGAACCCGACCACCTGTCGACCTTCGCGCTGGACGTCGACACCGCCTCCTACGGCTACACCCGCCACACCCTCGCCGAGGGACGGCTGCCCGACCCCTCGACCGTGCGTCCCGAGGAGTTCGTCAACAGCTTCCGCCAGGACTACCCGCGCCCCGACGGCGACGGCTTCACCGTCACCGTCGACGGCGCCCGCACCGACGAGGAGGACTGGTCACTGGTCCGGGTGGGCCTCGCCACCCGGGCGGCCGAGCCGGACGACGACCGGCCGCCCGCCGCCCTCACGTTCGTCGTCGACATCTCCGGCTCGATGGCGGAACCGGGCCGGCTCGACCTGGCCCGCGAGGCCCTCGGCACCATGACCGACCGGCTGCGCGACGACGACTCGGTCGCCCTCGTCACCTTCAGCGACGAGGCGGAGACCGTCCTGCCGATGACCCTGCTCGGCGGCCGTCGCGACACGGTCCACGAAGCCGTCGACAGTCTGGAGCCCACCGACTCGACCAACCTCGGGGCGGGGGTGGAGACCGGGTACCGGACCGCCGTGGAAGGACTGCGCGAGGGCGCCACGAACCGGGTCGTGCTGGTCTCCGACGCCCTCGCCAACACCGGGGAGACGGAGGCGGAGACGATCCTGGAGCGCATCTCCGGTTCCCGCCGCGAGCACGGCATCACGCTGTTCGGCGTCGGCGTCGGCAGCGACTACGGCGACGCGCTGATGGAGCAGCTCGCCGACGAGGGCGACGGCCACACCGTGTACGTGTCCGACGAGGCGGACGCCCGCGAGGTGTTCTGCGAGGAGCTGCCCCGCAACATCGACCTCACGGCCCGCGACGCGAAGGCGCAGGTGGCCTTCGACCCGGAGACGGTCGCCGAGTTCCGCCTGGTCGGCTACGACAACCGCCGGGTCGCCGACGAGGACTTCCGCGACGACCGGGTCGACGGCGGCGAGGTGGGCCCCGGTCACACCGTGACCGCCCTGTACGCGGTGCGCACCCGCCCCGGCGCCGAGGGGCATCTCGCCACGGCGACCGTGCGCTACCTGGACCCCGACAGCCGCACCCCGCACGAGGAGACCGGCGACCTGGAGACCGGCCGACTCGTCGACTCGGTGTGGGAGGCGCGGCGCGGGCTGACGGTCACGGCCACCGCCGCCTACTTCGCCGACGCGCTGCGCTCCCCCGGCCGGCGCGGCAGCGCCCTGCCCGGCGCCCCGGACCTCGGTGAGCTGTCCGAACGGGCCGAGTCGCTGGCCGGCCGGACCGAGGACGCGGACGTCCGCGAGCTGGCGGAGGCGATCCGTACGGCCGGCCGGCTGGACCGATCCGCCCCGGCCCGTTGA
- a CDS encoding RICIN domain-containing protein, with protein sequence MPASTRPRPGGRSGTPPTPPDRRRWTAVVATAATAASLLVAAQSARADTTAGAAAAAVPSGWSTVVNGGSGKCLDARGAGTANGTAVQQYTCNGTTAQQWSFTPTSDGYVRIATRNDERQVVDVSEVSAADNAAVHLWTYGGGANQQWLPVDEGGGAYRFVNRHSGKCLDVPSASTADGVQLVQYACNGTAAQRFQVTPVSTAPGDVDLGPNVAVFDPSMPSSTVQSRLDSIFRQQETNQFGTERHAVLFKPGTYRNDVNVGFYTQVLGLGQSPDAVTINGAVHVEADWFPPQNATQNFWRGAENLSVNPTGGTDRWAVSQASGYRRMHVRGDLELSDGGWSSGGFMADTKIDGQVRSGSQQQWLTRNSQLGSWNGSNWNMVFVGSRGVPANTFPQPPYTTVDRTPKVREKPFLYVDAAGAYRVFVPALRSDSTGTTWAEGNAAGTSLGMDSFYVVKPGTASAAQINAALAEGKNLLVTPGVYHLDRTLRVTRPDTVVLGLGLATFVPDNGVTAMTVADVDGVKIAGVLFDAGTINSRTLVEIGPDGASASHSANPTSLHDVYFRVGGAHAGKATTSLVVNSDHVIGDHMWIWRGDHGNGIGWTTNPADTGLVVNGDDVTMYGLFVEHYQKDQTVWNGNGGRTYFYQNEMPYDPPNQAAWMDGPTQGYAAYKVADHVTSHEAYGLGSYCFFNVNPSVTAERAFAAPNRPGVRFRNMVTVSLGGTGTIRHVINDRGGPSNAATNVANLVNYP encoded by the coding sequence ATGCCCGCATCCACGCGACCACGTCCCGGTGGCCGCTCCGGCACTCCCCCGACGCCCCCTGACCGCCGCCGGTGGACCGCGGTCGTCGCGACCGCCGCCACCGCCGCCTCCCTGCTGGTCGCCGCCCAGTCGGCCCGCGCCGACACCACCGCCGGTGCGGCGGCCGCCGCGGTTCCGTCCGGCTGGTCGACGGTGGTCAACGGCGGCAGCGGCAAGTGTCTGGACGCCCGCGGCGCCGGAACGGCCAACGGCACGGCCGTCCAGCAGTACACCTGCAACGGCACCACGGCCCAGCAATGGAGCTTCACGCCCACCTCCGACGGTTACGTCCGCATCGCCACCCGCAACGACGAGCGGCAGGTGGTGGACGTCAGCGAGGTGTCGGCCGCCGACAACGCGGCCGTGCACCTGTGGACGTACGGGGGCGGCGCCAACCAGCAGTGGCTGCCGGTCGACGAGGGCGGCGGCGCGTACCGCTTCGTCAACCGGCACAGCGGCAAGTGCCTCGACGTGCCGTCCGCCTCGACGGCCGACGGCGTCCAACTGGTCCAGTACGCCTGCAACGGCACGGCGGCGCAGCGCTTCCAGGTCACACCGGTGAGCACCGCGCCCGGCGACGTGGACCTCGGCCCCAACGTGGCGGTCTTCGACCCGTCGATGCCCTCGTCGACCGTGCAGAGCCGGCTGGACTCGATCTTCCGGCAACAGGAGACCAACCAGTTCGGCACCGAGCGCCACGCCGTCCTCTTCAAGCCGGGCACGTACCGCAACGACGTCAACGTCGGTTTCTACACCCAGGTGTTGGGGCTCGGGCAGTCGCCGGACGCGGTGACGATCAACGGCGCCGTGCACGTCGAGGCGGACTGGTTCCCGCCGCAGAACGCGACGCAGAATTTCTGGCGCGGTGCCGAGAACCTGTCGGTCAACCCGACCGGCGGGACGGACCGCTGGGCGGTGTCGCAGGCTTCCGGCTACCGGCGCATGCATGTGCGCGGCGACCTGGAGCTCAGTGACGGCGGCTGGTCCAGCGGCGGTTTCATGGCCGACACGAAGATCGACGGCCAGGTGCGCTCCGGTTCCCAGCAGCAGTGGCTGACCCGCAACTCCCAGCTGGGCAGCTGGAACGGGTCCAACTGGAACATGGTCTTCGTCGGCAGCCGCGGTGTGCCGGCCAACACCTTCCCGCAGCCGCCGTACACCACCGTCGACCGGACGCCGAAGGTGCGGGAGAAGCCCTTCCTGTACGTCGACGCGGCGGGCGCCTACCGGGTGTTCGTGCCCGCGCTGCGCAGCGACTCCACGGGGACGACCTGGGCGGAGGGCAACGCGGCCGGCACCTCGCTCGGCATGGACAGCTTCTACGTCGTCAAGCCGGGCACGGCGAGCGCGGCACAGATCAACGCGGCCCTGGCGGAGGGCAAGAACCTGCTGGTCACCCCGGGTGTCTACCACCTGGACCGGACCCTGAGGGTGACCCGCCCCGACACCGTGGTGCTCGGCCTGGGCCTCGCCACGTTCGTCCCGGACAACGGGGTCACGGCCATGACGGTCGCCGACGTCGACGGCGTGAAGATCGCGGGTGTCCTCTTCGACGCGGGCACCATCAACTCCCGCACGCTGGTGGAGATCGGGCCCGACGGGGCGTCGGCGAGCCACTCGGCGAACCCGACCTCGCTGCACGACGTGTACTTCCGCGTCGGCGGCGCGCACGCGGGGAAGGCGACCACCAGCCTGGTCGTCAACAGCGACCACGTCATCGGCGACCACATGTGGATCTGGCGCGGTGACCACGGCAACGGCATCGGCTGGACCACCAACCCGGCCGACACAGGACTCGTCGTCAACGGCGACGACGTCACCATGTACGGCCTGTTCGTCGAGCACTACCAGAAGGACCAGACGGTCTGGAACGGCAACGGCGGCCGGACGTACTTCTACCAGAACGAGATGCCCTACGACCCGCCGAACCAGGCGGCCTGGATGGACGGTCCGACGCAGGGCTACGCCGCGTACAAGGTCGCCGACCACGTGACCAGCCACGAGGCGTACGGTCTCGGCAGCTACTGCTTCTTCAACGTCAACCCGAGCGTGACGGCGGAGCGCGCCTTCGCGGCACCGAACCGCCCGGGTGTGCGCTTCCGCAACATGGTGACCGTCTCCCTCGGCGGCACCGGCACCATCCGGCACGTGATCAACGACCGGGGAGGCCCGTCCAACGCGGCCACCAACGTGGCGAACCTGGTGAACTACCCGTAG
- a CDS encoding winged helix-turn-helix transcriptional regulator, producing MAKTLGKDSTCSIARSLEVLGDAWTLLIVREAMLAGSTRFQEFRDALGIAPNILTKRLTFLVDEGLMERRGYREPGERARTEYVLTEAGHGLTTVIAALASWGRTHRPHPEGTSPQFALADSGTAARLAFVTAAGERVRPEHLTAHRRPDAASDTDTV from the coding sequence ATGGCCAAGACGCTCGGCAAGGACTCGACCTGCTCCATCGCGCGGAGCCTCGAGGTGCTCGGCGACGCCTGGACGCTGCTGATCGTGCGCGAGGCGATGCTGGCGGGCTCGACCCGCTTCCAGGAGTTCCGGGACGCCCTGGGGATCGCGCCGAACATCCTCACCAAGCGCCTGACGTTCCTGGTGGACGAGGGCCTGATGGAGCGGCGCGGCTACCGTGAGCCCGGGGAGCGGGCCCGCACGGAGTACGTGCTGACGGAGGCGGGACACGGTCTGACCACGGTCATCGCGGCCCTGGCCTCCTGGGGGCGCACCCACCGGCCGCACCCCGAGGGGACGTCTCCGCAGTTCGCGCTGGCGGACTCCGGCACGGCGGCGCGGCTGGCGTTCGTGACCGCCGCCGGGGAGCGGGTGCGGCCCGAGCACCTGACGGCACACCGCCGCCCGGACGCCGCCTCGGACACCGACACGGTGTGA
- a CDS encoding MFS transporter — MPSLGTRGSFRTAGAVVAVALWTSACPTMTYPLYQAAWGISTTTVTWIFAAYPLTLIPVLLLLGHLADHLGTRVTMLLGLLAQLLGVLLFAVAGGVAWLLAGRVLMGLGVGLSIGPASLAMVEHSAPGREKRAGAVSTAVSALGIGLAMTVGGALTEYAPFPLHLGFFVLAGAIAAVACLVARMPRHTPHPAAGSRRRTRTITVPQGSRTVFVAGAIAFASSFLIGAIVLPLGAKIAQQLAGSTNALVTGALLAVFAGCITLFALLGRNLHVRPLVLLGAVGSVAAVWLYVLTGVSHSLPLFFVASAVAGAAYAFDFAGGLTVLSRFAPAPHRAGMVSGGYLVGYAAQGVGAPALGAVVTAHGLMTGLVTGAVVFGAFFVLVAVVGLVVLTPVHRADREAARHVTAPAPGTARTDAARAAE, encoded by the coding sequence GTGCCATCCCTCGGCACCCGCGGCAGTTTCCGCACGGCCGGCGCCGTCGTGGCCGTCGCGCTGTGGACCAGCGCCTGCCCGACCATGACCTACCCGCTCTACCAGGCCGCATGGGGCATCTCGACGACCACCGTCACCTGGATCTTCGCGGCCTACCCGCTCACCCTGATCCCGGTACTGCTCCTGCTCGGCCATCTCGCCGACCACCTCGGCACCCGCGTGACCATGCTCCTCGGTCTCCTGGCGCAGCTCCTCGGCGTCCTGCTGTTCGCGGTGGCGGGCGGGGTGGCGTGGCTGCTGGCAGGCCGGGTCCTGATGGGTCTCGGTGTCGGGCTGTCCATCGGTCCGGCCAGCCTCGCCATGGTCGAGCACAGCGCACCCGGCCGGGAGAAGCGGGCCGGTGCCGTCAGCACCGCCGTGTCGGCCCTCGGCATCGGCCTCGCCATGACGGTCGGCGGCGCCCTCACCGAGTACGCGCCCTTCCCTCTCCACCTCGGCTTCTTCGTCCTGGCCGGTGCCATAGCGGCCGTCGCCTGCCTGGTGGCCCGCATGCCGCGGCACACCCCGCACCCGGCAGCCGGCTCCCGGCGGCGCACACGCACCATCACCGTCCCGCAAGGCAGCCGGACCGTGTTCGTCGCGGGCGCGATCGCCTTCGCCTCGTCCTTCCTGATCGGCGCGATCGTCCTGCCGCTCGGCGCGAAGATCGCCCAGCAGCTCGCGGGCTCCACCAACGCACTGGTCACCGGCGCCCTGCTGGCCGTCTTCGCCGGCTGCATCACGCTCTTCGCGCTCCTCGGGCGCAACCTGCACGTCCGGCCGCTCGTGCTGCTCGGCGCCGTGGGGTCCGTCGCGGCGGTGTGGCTCTACGTCCTCACCGGCGTCAGCCACTCGCTGCCGCTGTTCTTCGTGGCATCGGCCGTCGCCGGAGCCGCCTACGCCTTCGACTTCGCCGGCGGGCTCACGGTGCTCAGCCGGTTCGCCCCCGCTCCGCACCGGGCGGGCATGGTGTCCGGCGGCTACCTCGTCGGCTACGCCGCCCAGGGCGTCGGGGCGCCGGCCCTCGGTGCCGTGGTGACCGCGCACGGACTGATGACCGGTCTGGTGACCGGCGCGGTCGTGTTCGGTGCCTTCTTCGTCCTCGTCGCGGTCGTCGGCCTCGTGGTGCTGACGCCGGTGCACCGGGCCGACCGTGAGGCCGCCCGCCATGTCACCGCACCGGCCCCAGGGACGGCCCGGACGGACGCGGCCCGGGCCGCGGAATGA
- a CDS encoding lytic polysaccharide monooxygenase: protein MALRSRLVSLAAVLATLLGGLGLSFLWQNDAQAHGVAMMPGSRTYLCQLDAVTGTGALDPTNPACKAALSQSGASALYNWFAVLDSNAGGRGQGYVPDGKLCSAGDRSPYDFSAYNAARSDWPRTHLTSGATVKVQYSNWAAHPGAFRVYITKPGWSPTSALGWNDLQLIQTVTDPPQQGSPGANGGHYYWNLQLPSGRSGDALIFMQWVRSDSQENFFSCSDVVFDGGNGEVTGIRGSGTNPDPGTDPTPDPSDDPSHTGECMATYEVVNSWNGGFQGSVEVMNHGTSALNGWAVRWKPGQGTTIGSAWNGTLSTGSDGTVTVRNAAHNRVINPDGSTTFGFTATSTGNNFPVGTIGCVNP from the coding sequence ATGGCTCTGAGAAGCAGACTGGTCTCTCTGGCAGCGGTACTGGCGACCCTCCTCGGAGGGCTCGGACTCAGTTTCCTCTGGCAGAACGACGCCCAGGCGCACGGCGTGGCGATGATGCCCGGCTCACGCACCTACCTCTGTCAGCTGGACGCCGTCACCGGCACCGGCGCGCTCGACCCGACCAACCCCGCCTGCAAGGCCGCCCTGAGCCAGAGCGGCGCGTCCGCCCTGTACAACTGGTTCGCCGTGCTGGACTCCAACGCGGGCGGCCGCGGCCAGGGTTACGTGCCGGACGGCAAGCTGTGCAGTGCCGGTGACCGGTCGCCGTACGACTTCTCCGCGTACAACGCGGCCCGTTCCGACTGGCCCCGCACGCACCTGACGTCCGGGGCGACGGTCAAGGTCCAGTACAGCAACTGGGCGGCTCACCCGGGTGCCTTCCGGGTCTACATCACCAAGCCCGGCTGGTCGCCCACGTCCGCGCTGGGCTGGAACGACCTGCAGCTGATCCAGACCGTGACCGACCCGCCCCAGCAGGGCTCCCCGGGCGCCAACGGGGGCCACTACTACTGGAACCTGCAGCTGCCCTCCGGCCGCTCCGGTGACGCGCTGATCTTCATGCAGTGGGTGCGTTCGGACAGCCAGGAGAACTTCTTCTCCTGCTCCGACGTCGTCTTCGACGGCGGCAACGGCGAGGTGACCGGCATCCGCGGCTCGGGCACGAACCCGGACCCCGGCACGGACCCGACCCCCGACCCGAGCGACGACCCGTCGCACACGGGTGAGTGCATGGCGACGTACGAGGTCGTGAACTCCTGGAACGGCGGCTTCCAGGGGTCCGTCGAGGTGATGAACCACGGCACCTCGGCGCTCAACGGCTGGGCCGTGCGGTGGAAGCCCGGTCAGGGCACCACGATCGGCAGCGCCTGGAACGGCACCCTCAGCACCGGGTCCGACGGCACGGTGACGGTGCGGAACGCGGCCCACAACCGCGTGATCAATCCCGACGGAAGTACCACGTTCGGCTTCACCGCCACGTCGACGGGCAACAACTTCCCCGTGGGCACGATCGGTTGCGTGAATCCGTAG